A window of Halichoerus grypus chromosome 15, mHalGry1.hap1.1, whole genome shotgun sequence genomic DNA:
TAGGAAAGAATCATCAACTTAATTTAGTTTGGAAATCCTGCCACAGCTTATTCTTTATGGTAATAACCCCCTTTAAGTGTAAGTCAGTGTGAAAATGCCTTCAGTTAAAAAAGTTTGAACGCTTTCTGAAAACAGAGCATTCATACTGGCAAGAAACCCTATGAATTTACTGAATGTGGGAAAACTTTCACTCACATGTCACACCTCATTAAATGTAGAAGTCAGGCTGGAGAGAAACCCTGTTCTAAGGAATACTGAGGAGCCTTTAGCTAGATGACAGATCTCATTGAGCAGAAGAAAATTTTTACTGGAGAGAAACCAGTGAATATAACAAAACCTCATTGAGCATTAGAAAATTTATACTTGGAGACAAAGCTTGTAATGTACTGTGTATTATAAAGTTTTCTCTTGAATTTTATCCCTTTACATTTGAAAGGTCATACACACAGAGAAGCCCTTCAAATGTAAGAAATGTGGAAATACCTTCAGCCAAAAGTAAATCCTCATTCATCAAaaaattcatactggagagaaaccttgtGAATGCGGGAAAGCTTCCATTCAGATGTCACACCTCAGTCAGCAGAGAATTTGTAGTGGGGAAAACCCCTTTGCTTGTAAGGTATGTGGGAAAGTCTTCAGCCACAAATCAAATCTCACCGAGCATGAGCATTTTCATAATAGAGAGAAACCTtttgaatgtaatgaatgtggaaaagcctttagcCAAAAGCAGTATGTCATTAAACATCAGAACACCCATACTGGAGAGAAGCTTtttgaatgtaatgaatgtggaaaatcCTTCAGCCAGAAGGAAAACCTCCTTACCCATCAGAaaattcacactggagagaaaccttttGAGTGTAAGGATTGTGGGAAAGCTTTCATTCAGAAGTCAAACCTCATCAGACACCAGAGAACTCACACGGGAGAGAAGCCTTTTGTATGTAAGGAGTGTGGAAAAACCTTCAGTGGCAAGTCTAACCTTACTGAGCATGAGAAAATTCATATTGGAGAGAAACCCTTTAAATGTAGTGAATGTGGAACAGCTTTTGGCCAGAAGAAGTACCTCATAAAACATCAAAAcattcacactggagagaaaccctatgaatgtaatgaatgtggaaaagccttctcTCAACGAACATCGCTTATTGTACATGTGAGAATTCATTCAGGTGATAAACCTTATGAATGCAATGTATGTGGAAAAGCCTTCTCTCAAAGTTCATCTCTTACTGTGCATGTGAGAAGCCATACAGGTGAGAAACCCTATGGTTGTAATGAGTGTGGGAAAGCTTTCTCTCAGTTCTCAACCCTTGCTCTGCATTTGAGAATACACACAGGTAAGAAGCCTTATCAAtgtagtgaatgtgggaaagcttttAGCCAGAAGTCACACCACATTAGACATCAGAAAATTCATACTCATTAAAAACCatgtaaatatcttaaaaattggAAAGCATTGACTAAGAATTTAAGCCT
This region includes:
- the ZNF146 gene encoding zinc finger protein OZF, which codes for MSHLSQQRICSGENPFACKVCGKVFSHKSNLTEHEHFHNREKPFECNECGKAFSQKQYVIKHQNTHTGEKLFECNECGKSFSQKENLLTHQKIHTGEKPFECKDCGKAFIQKSNLIRHQRTHTGEKPFVCKECGKTFSGKSNLTEHEKIHIGEKPFKCSECGTAFGQKKYLIKHQNIHTGEKPYECNECGKAFSQRTSLIVHVRIHSGDKPYECNVCGKAFSQSSSLTVHVRSHTGEKPYGCNECGKAFSQFSTLALHLRIHTGKKPYQCSECGKAFSQKSHHIRHQKIHTH